Within Malus domestica chromosome 04, GDT2T_hap1, the genomic segment tttaaatggactggtaaccgcggttacccataatcAATGAGTATTTGCCTATCCCTAATTATGACATCTCCTTTCCCACATGAACTTgaactaaaaaaattataatatatataatcataGAATTGCACCTCAAGGTATTATGTGGAATCAAACACGCTTATGTTCATTTGGTTTTTCGGTTCTCagttttcatttctcaaaagaaaTTTGTGTAAGAATAACCATAAACCGCAACAACCAAGATTAAGTTAACAAATCACGAACATAAATGAGAAAAGAACGCCCCGACTCTCCTGTTAGAATCCAATTTTATATTGACTGAAATAATTCATCTTTCTATTAGACTTTTCTGAAGCAGTTGAATTTAATAGTCGGTTACAACTACATTATCCTAATCATATTAGTGTTTtgaataaaattattaaatattaaacatCTAAAAGTGCAACACCTTCTCTGTCCTTATCATTTTGGACTCTCGATATTCCCTACGACTTACCAAAGATTTGATAACTGAAATTATGAACATGCCAGAGAACAATGCCAGAACGGATCACGTTTGCatcaataatttttaattactgcatttattgaaaaaaaaaaaagaacgaaaagaaaaaaaaaatcatatatacaGAAGAATATAAGGAGCTTCCATCGTCTCTTTTTGAGATTCTTGAATTATATTCCgggcaaaaacaaaattacaagAAAACCCGGGCACTGATATTTATAGTTCCTCTTTTTTTCGaccatttaatttttaatgtaccTCAAAATATTAATTGTTTCCTTCTGGTTTCTGGGTGCTAACAGTCACCGGCGACTGGCTCTTCCGGTCGGTACATCAAACAGCTCAGCTCCGGCCTCAGCTTGTCTTTCCATATTTGCGGCCCACATTCAGCTTCCCTTTGCCTTAATTTCAACTCCACCACAACCAGCTTCTCCGTTAACCGGTAAATCCCAATCATTACAACAAAATTCCCATTCTGCCCCGCCAGTTTCGCCCCCCAGCTCTTCTTCTCCGTCACCGCCATGTCCCCCGCCTTAGCGACCTCCTCCACCTTCTCCATTATCCTCTCCGGCGTCTCCGCCGACACGAACCGCTCCCCGCAGTCCGATATCCCGGACTTGCTAAACAAACCCGATATATCGAACCCTGACGAGAACGAAATCAAATCAAACGCGTTCAACGACGACGTCTCGTCGCTGTCCCCGTCCCGCATGTCCTTCAAGTCGAAGTCCTCGAAGTGGAATTTAATCTCCTGGTAACCCTTCGCGAACCACGGGTCCTTCAAAATCTCGTCGACGGTTATCCGCGTCTCGGAGTTCGTGTCGAGAAGCCGAGATATCAGGCGCTTCAGATCGGGCGACGTCCATTTCGGGACCCGATAATCTCCCTTGTAAATTTTCCGGTACATCACCATGAGATTCGGGTCGTTAAACGGCAGGTAACCGGCGTTAAGCACGAACAAAACGATGCCGCACGACCAGATGTCGATCTTCGCGCCGTCGTACCCCTTCTTCGCTAGAATCTCCGGCGCCACGTACGCAGGAGTCCCGCAAAGCGTGTAGAGGAGACCGTCGGGCCGGACCTGCTCCGTCACGGCGCTGAGGCCGAAGTCCGAGACTTTCAAATTCCAGTTCTCGTCGAGGAGCAGATTCTCAGGTTTCAAATCACGGTGGAACACTCCCCGCGAGTGGCAGTATCCGACGGCGGAGATCAGCTGCTGGAAGTACCGACGGCTGAGATCCTCGCTGAACCGGCCCTTCGAGATCTTTGCAAAGAGCTCTCCGCCTTTTGCAAACTCCATGATGAAATAGATCTTGGTCTTCGTCGCTAAAACCTCGAACAGCTTCACGATATGCGGGTGGCGCAGCCGGCGCATGATGGAGATCTCCCGCTTAACGTGAGCCGTGAACCCGTCCTTCACGACCTTCTGCTTGCTGACGGCCTTGATCGCCACGCTCTGCCCCGTGTGGACATTCCGAGCGTGGTACACCTTCGCGAAAGCCCCGCAGCCCAGAAGCCTCCCGACCTCGTACTTCCCGAATAGGTTGACCTCGCCGGCGCTGGAGCCGTCTCTGTTATCGGCGACGACCTCGATCTCCGGCATGGCTCCCGAATTTTTCGGAgactacaaaaaaaaatcccaattaCTCCCCTCGCATTCGGGGCCTTAATCGAGCTCCGAAACGATTTGCCGAAAAAATCTCAACGGCGTAGTTTGGATTCGAAACAGACGAAGTTCCAAAACGGATTTTTAGTTCGGAAAAAACAATTGTAATTTTTTCGAAACAGGTTTTTTGTCGCTCTGTCGATTGCAATTGTTCCAGCTATTTAAAGTGGTTGGGGTTCACGTGCCCAGGAGTCCGACGTGGAAACCAATTGCTACCACCCACGTGTCCAGGTTTCTTCGCGGAAGCGGTTTCCTCGTTTTTTATTCAACTGCTGTTCAAAGGCTTTAATATGGTGTAACTGGCGTACGGTGTTCCCTAATCATTGACCGGTGATATGTGATTCGCTGACCGAGGATTTGAATCTGACAGTCGTCCAGCGTTTATCCGACGGCGGGTAATTCGAGAGTGTAAACGCCCCGCTTTACGCAGAGTTTTGATATACTTTTCTTGCATTGAAATTACGGTGTAGCGCGTGTTCTGTAACCACCAAGAAAGTATAAATTTGATCTATAAGaacattctttttttattcttttttttttcactgtaAAAGTATAAAATATGCATTTCAAGTTCTTAAAGACGAATATTCCAatctaatagtaatataaattaTATGGTATACGAATATTTCAATCTAATCTAATAATTGTGATTTGCTATCAGTAACTCATCGGGAGTATGAAGTTGAAACTAATAATGGAAGAACAATCAcgaaatgaaggaaaacaaaaagcacAGTAATATTTAAAGTATGCACCTGATTATTTCAATGAAAATATAATAGCTATGGGAATTGGGAATACAGAATcaccaaaagcccaaaaatattttgggaTTCCCGATTGTCCCGAAATaccgaaactatttcgggattcccgaaaattgaaATTCCTGAAATTTTGGTATGAAACCGGTCTTGAAATTGGGAATACCAAAAGTTTCGGTTTCAGAATTGAGACTAAAGTTTTggtcccataccgaaccacccctaaaaATGCCTAATACTTGATCTcacatattttccttcatgaacTGGTTAATTAACTTGAGTTTATCACATTTTCTTAATCCAATTTATTTCAATCAATCGCTTTCTTCTTGTCACATCTTCTAATAGCGGACGCTGTTGGGATTATGTTTTACTTTAGTTTCTTTCTGTTGGGATTTAGCCGTATTGAGAAAGAAACGAAAAAGTGATTGAACTTTAACCGTTCCATTTGCCTTTGTCCATCTGTTCAGATTGGTTTTGAAAAGATTATATACAGGATCATCCCATCTAATCGGAAAGATTAATTTAACTTTTGATCATATCCTTCGCTGATTACATGTGAAACACTTGCAATATGAAAACGTTAAAAAAACAGCAAAGTGATCCGCgcatgcatgaatgaaaatttGCATGTGAAAGAAATGAGAGTGGACCATCTCACTCCTCCAACTGCACCTTTAATTGGTTAGGTCTGATTTGTCCCACATTTTGATTCAGATCCTGTCCTTATAtacaataatataatataagctTGCCCTAAAATGTAAAACACATGAGTCATGATGACACACTATGTGTGGCAGAGTAAATTTATTAAGAATAAATCTCACATTGATAGAATGAGATATTTTAATTGAGTTTATAAGTAAGTTGAGTTACTcctcatattaccaattggttttatggtgaaacctcaacttttttcgTTGTATCAAAGCTAATTGTCCTGCGTGTGAAGCTCAAGGGCTACACGTGCTCTACATTACTCGATTTGTGTTGTCTAAGTGCTAGACTTGAAAATTTGGTACATGTGAAAAGGCGTGTTAAGAGTATCAAACCCACATTGAGAAAAGAAGATACCTCgtatgtgcttatatatttgagTTATTCTTCAtattatgaattgattttataatgaaacctcaactttGTCTGTAGtatcaatatttttattatatcaATGCTTTCATTTCCCACCAGATGAAGTAAATGATACTCATAAGATCACCCTTTATCGTAAAGTGAACATGAACTCTAAGCCAAATCAAAAAGAGGGAGATATCATAAATCACAATAATCACATTCTAAATTTAGtataaaagacaaaaaaataaatattctaCTGTTGAAAGAGTACAATTACGTGTAGGTATAGTGAATTTGAATTTAAGACATATAAAGAGTTCAATTATTTGCAAACTAGCTCACTAATAGAAGATTAAGCTCACTAATAGAAAAGTTAAAAGTACTAATAAATTAATTGCAAACTAGCTCACTAATAGAAGATTAAGCTGGCTTAACCTAATTACTGAACTATGAACATGCTTAAACATTAAATCCAACAAGGGAATCACTTCACATGACACCCTAGCTATTTGTTAGCAATTTACCCATTTCTTGTTGGCTGTTTCCCATCTCTCTATCTACACTCGCGTCCTGTCAATTTAAAAGTGATGTGAACATTGACAATAGAGGATTTAAGATTCTAACATTGAGTGATCATAATATAAGAGACCAAACAAAGGTggtctttattaatttttttaattaaaaatggactccctcacatGGCTTAATAAAAAGActtgcttttaattattttgttttagaTGACTTTGCTCAGACGTCGATTTGGCCAactcttaaaaaaaacaaaatagtcTTATTCTTCCTTGTTAATCATTTGCAGAACCTATCCAAATTTGGGTTGTCCTCGGAAGTTTTCACAACCACTTATTCAGACTACCTGGACCACCCTAGTTCCTTAATACATCCACCACTGAACACTGAGAAGATTTgaattctctcttctcccttttcCCCTCCCCTCCCTCCCCTCCTTTCTcagtttcatcttcttctttctctctctacagaaAATGTAAAACAAGATGATGATGTGGCTTAATCTTTAGagttcaaataggaggggaagGGAAGATAGGGGGAGAGAATCCAAGTCCGAAGTGAAGTTCCCAAAAATAGCAGAAGCATGTAAATTTATGTgaaaatttgatgaaatttcacATCTATTGTGGTTCTTCACATAAGAAGAAAGCGAACCAGATGATTATGTGGATTGTAAAGTTGTAGTAGTCTCTTTTGTGAGTAACTAATTCATATGTCTGTTTGCATAAATTGTCATAGAAAGTTAACCATATGATTATGTGGACGTGACGCATAATGCATAATAAAAATAACTGAAAATATAACTTTAGCccttaaaacttaattttctctaCATAAAACCCGACATAGGTTTTTTACTTGAATAAAACTCATTTACCTGCATAATAACAAACCTAATATATGCAAAATAcaaccaaaataatttacctacataataaaatgtgtcaaatatatatatatatatatatatatatatatatatatatataaggtgagtaataacatttattaatttgatttgaatattgtGGCACAAGTTGTAAATATTTGTAATAATAGGTCAATTACTTTTTTACTTGATAATCTttttcaaatttgggttttatttggatgtttagaATTATGTGGGTTTTTATCTAGGGAATAAGAGTTACAAGGGTctatatctaaagaaccctaaaaataaacaatttaattagttGACTACAATTGTCATGAATTATTAGATTATTTATAGTACGATGGGATCATGGATAATTATACGTTGAAACAACGTATTAGAAATAAGTTGCTTGAAATCTAGGACAATGCATATGCCCATGTATTTGCAGATATGTTGAATTATTGTAGATGGGGTTCACGTGATGCGAGCCCCACTAGCTTAGCTTGATACAATTATTTAGTTATTCACAATTTAATGTGTGAGTTTGGATCTTTTTTAGTTGAAAAGAAATTTGATTAAGAATGCTCAAGAACTTACATATACGTTTGATATGTATATCAAACGTTGATTTCAGAACAAATTTTACCGtgaaagaaccaaagaatcaatGGAAAAGAAATAAGAGGTCAACATATCAAAATACTCATTGTAACTCCATAATTTATAACCTCAAACATAAATAC encodes:
- the LOC103408496 gene encoding CBL-interacting serine/threonine-protein kinase 14-like yields the protein MPEIEVVADNRDGSSAGEVNLFGKYEVGRLLGCGAFAKVYHARNVHTGQSVAIKAVSKQKVVKDGFTAHVKREISIMRRLRHPHIVKLFEVLATKTKIYFIMEFAKGGELFAKISKGRFSEDLSRRYFQQLISAVGYCHSRGVFHRDLKPENLLLDENWNLKVSDFGLSAVTEQVRPDGLLYTLCGTPAYVAPEILAKKGYDGAKIDIWSCGIVLFVLNAGYLPFNDPNLMVMYRKIYKGDYRVPKWTSPDLKRLISRLLDTNSETRITVDEILKDPWFAKGYQEIKFHFEDFDLKDMRDGDSDETSSLNAFDLISFSSGFDISGLFSKSGISDCGERFVSAETPERIMEKVEEVAKAGDMAVTEKKSWGAKLAGQNGNFVVMIGIYRLTEKLVVVELKLRQREAECGPQIWKDKLRPELSCLMYRPEEPVAGDC